In the genome of Solibacillus silvestris, one region contains:
- a CDS encoding UDP-N-acetylmuramoylalanyl-D-glutamate--2,6-diaminopimelate ligase — MKKSLQQIAEWLTIENQSFPETIVTGVSIDTRTITKGDLFIPFRGEAVNGHRFVEQAFEKGAAASLWMIDEPNPPAHLPLIFVEDPELALQKMAECYRNEHQATFIGITGSNGKTSSKDILAGALSPYFKVQKTIGNFNNQLGLPITILQLDEDTEVSVLEMGMSGFGEIEFLTKLARPHYAIITNIGEAHMQDLGSREGIAKAKFEIVKGLSEEGILFYDGDEPLLQNLVAKTPHLKTQAFGFSQELNLAASQIKATAQGSSFHVEGLIQGDFFISVLGEHQVKNTLSAMLVSKSLGLTDEQIREALKKVVLTDMRMQLVPVGDLLFINDAYNAAPTSMHAAIQFVEQTTIRNEKWLVLGDMLELGNEEKKMHEGIAGHIHPEEISYVCLYGPRMKWLYNKLQETFDAEHLVYSENEYAPIIEKIQSHATNESILLVKGSRGMKLEKIIHSIELA; from the coding sequence GTGAAAAAAAGTTTACAGCAAATTGCAGAATGGTTAACGATAGAAAATCAGTCATTTCCTGAAACAATTGTCACAGGTGTCTCCATTGATACACGGACAATTACGAAAGGGGATTTATTTATTCCTTTCCGCGGAGAAGCCGTTAATGGACACCGATTTGTCGAGCAGGCATTTGAAAAAGGTGCGGCAGCTTCTTTATGGATGATCGACGAGCCGAATCCCCCGGCACATTTGCCATTAATTTTCGTGGAAGACCCAGAGCTTGCACTTCAAAAAATGGCAGAGTGTTACCGTAATGAGCATCAAGCGACATTTATCGGGATTACCGGCTCAAACGGTAAAACTTCGTCAAAAGATATTTTGGCGGGTGCTCTTTCTCCTTACTTTAAAGTACAAAAAACAATCGGGAATTTTAATAATCAGCTCGGTTTGCCGATCACGATTTTACAGCTTGATGAGGACACGGAAGTTTCCGTATTGGAAATGGGGATGAGCGGTTTCGGTGAGATTGAATTTTTAACGAAGCTTGCACGACCACATTATGCCATTATTACAAATATCGGTGAAGCACATATGCAAGATTTAGGATCGCGGGAAGGAATTGCGAAGGCGAAGTTTGAAATTGTAAAAGGGTTGTCTGAAGAAGGGATTCTCTTTTATGACGGTGATGAGCCGTTACTTCAAAACTTAGTTGCCAAAACACCGCATTTAAAAACACAGGCATTTGGCTTTAGCCAGGAACTGAATTTGGCAGCTTCGCAAATTAAAGCGACAGCACAAGGAAGCAGCTTCCATGTAGAGGGATTAATACAAGGTGATTTCTTTATTTCAGTTTTAGGGGAACACCAAGTAAAGAATACTTTAAGTGCAATGCTTGTAAGTAAGTCATTAGGTTTGACTGATGAACAAATCCGCGAAGCATTAAAGAAAGTAGTTTTAACAGATATGCGGATGCAGCTTGTTCCGGTCGGTGATTTATTATTTATTAATGATGCATATAATGCAGCGCCAACATCGATGCATGCAGCAATCCAATTTGTCGAGCAAACGACTATCCGTAATGAAAAGTGGCTTGTACTCGGTGATATGCTTGAGCTCGGAAACGAGGAAAAGAAGATGCATGAAGGAATTGCAGGACATATTCATCCTGAAGAAATAAGCTATGTTTGCTTATACGGCCCTCGTATGAAGTGGCTATATAATAAACTGCAAGAGACTTTTGACGCTGAACATTTAGTGTATTCCGAGAATGAGTACGCACCGATTATCGAAAAGATCCAATCTCATGCAACAAACGAGTCCATCCTTTTAGTTAAAGGTTCCCGTGGAATGAAGCTGGAGAAAATTATCCATTCAATCGAGTTAGCCTAG
- the ddl gene encoding D-alanine--D-alanine ligase A (D-alanine--D-alanine ligase; DdlA; DdlB; cytoplasmic; catalyzes the formation of D-alanyl-D-alanine from two D-alanines in peptidoglycan synthesis; there are two forms of this enzyme in Escherichia coli), protein MKKRIGLLYGGKSAEHEVSLSTAKAVTQALDFNEFDVFPIFITLKGEWRVGPQLTEPAQTIEQLQFTTASDHSENNITQFIAKHMESPFDVIFPLLHGTNGEDGTVQGFLEVLNIPYVGNGVLGSAAGMDKVVMKQLFEMAKLPQLPYEYFIRSEWEREKEAWIKRCEQSLGYPMFVKPANLGSSVGISKATNAAELEKAVQFALQYDRKIVIEQGVTAREIELAVLGNDTPNVSVAGEIKPMTEFYDYDSKYKDGSTALIIPAPLQNEVYTNLVDMAKRAFKAIDGAGLVRADFFVTENNEIYINEVNTMPGFTPVSMYPLLWQHTDVTYPQLIKELIDFAVERYTEKQQLQYNRD, encoded by the coding sequence ATGAAAAAAAGAATTGGTTTATTATATGGTGGTAAGTCAGCCGAGCATGAAGTATCACTTTCAACTGCAAAGGCAGTAACACAAGCATTGGATTTTAATGAGTTTGACGTTTTCCCGATTTTTATTACATTGAAGGGGGAATGGCGTGTTGGACCTCAGTTAACAGAACCCGCTCAAACGATTGAACAATTGCAATTTACAACAGCATCAGACCATTCTGAAAATAATATTACGCAATTCATTGCAAAACATATGGAAAGTCCATTTGATGTAATCTTCCCTTTACTGCATGGGACGAACGGTGAAGACGGAACAGTACAGGGCTTTTTGGAAGTACTGAACATTCCTTATGTAGGGAACGGTGTTCTTGGCTCTGCAGCAGGTATGGATAAGGTAGTTATGAAACAGTTGTTTGAAATGGCAAAATTGCCGCAATTGCCTTATGAATATTTTATTCGAAGTGAATGGGAGCGGGAAAAAGAAGCTTGGATCAAAAGATGCGAACAGTCTTTAGGTTATCCAATGTTCGTTAAGCCAGCTAACTTAGGATCAAGTGTAGGGATTAGCAAAGCGACAAATGCAGCGGAACTAGAAAAAGCTGTTCAATTTGCACTCCAATATGACCGCAAAATTGTAATTGAACAGGGCGTCACTGCACGTGAAATTGAGCTTGCTGTGTTAGGAAATGATACACCAAATGTTTCAGTAGCAGGTGAGATTAAGCCGATGACTGAGTTTTATGATTATGATTCAAAATATAAAGATGGCTCGACGGCATTAATTATTCCGGCACCATTGCAAAACGAAGTCTATACAAACTTGGTTGATATGGCGAAAAGAGCATTCAAAGCAATTGACGGAGCCGGGTTAGTACGCGCGGATTTCTTCGTAACTGAAAACAACGAAATTTACATTAATGAAGTAAATACGATGCCAGGATTCACACCGGTCAGCATGTATCCGTTACTGTGGCAGCATACAGATGTAACATATCCGCAGTTAATTAAAGAGCTGATTGATTTTGCGGTGGAACGTTATACAGAAAAACAACAGCTTCAATACAACAGAGATTGA
- a CDS encoding rod shape-determining protein RodA: MDTNNYNFNKRFDWPLTTILIIFLGVSVLAIASAQTSGQYGINFIPKQIINYAIFAFIVAFVMYFDPDQYKKMAWPLYGFGILLLIALVIIPTSTGLTVETNGAKSWFKTPIGNIQPAEFMKTFYILASAFLISKHNENYQIKTIKSDLLLLGKIGLTLAVPLGFIMMQPDLGSALVFFAITAALVIVAGVTWKIVLPLFGGAAVIGGSLLWMALYMQDFLEKTFGFQPYQFARIYSWINPYEYATSDGYHLITSLNAIGSGEVFGKGFMAREVYVAENHTDFIFAVIGEEWGFIGASAVICLYFLLIYHLTKMTLLLKDPFCTYVCAGIIAMITFHVFENIGMTIQLLPITGIPLPFISYGGSSMMGNALAIGLVYSMKFHYRTYMFTTNDPDDE; the protein is encoded by the coding sequence ATGGATACAAACAATTACAATTTTAATAAACGGTTCGACTGGCCGCTCACTACCATCCTAATCATATTTTTGGGGGTAAGTGTTCTTGCAATCGCATCTGCACAAACCTCCGGTCAATATGGAATTAATTTCATACCGAAACAAATAATAAACTACGCTATTTTTGCCTTTATTGTTGCCTTTGTCATGTACTTTGACCCGGATCAGTATAAAAAAATGGCATGGCCTCTGTACGGTTTCGGAATTTTATTATTAATTGCCCTTGTTATTATTCCGACATCAACCGGTTTAACTGTCGAAACTAACGGAGCAAAGAGCTGGTTCAAAACACCAATCGGTAATATTCAGCCTGCCGAATTTATGAAGACGTTCTATATTTTAGCTTCTGCCTTTTTAATTAGTAAGCACAATGAAAATTACCAGATTAAAACGATTAAATCCGATTTATTGCTGCTCGGCAAAATTGGGTTAACGTTGGCAGTACCGCTTGGCTTCATTATGATGCAGCCAGATTTAGGCTCTGCTCTAGTATTTTTTGCCATTACTGCAGCACTTGTGATCGTGGCAGGTGTCACTTGGAAAATTGTTTTACCATTGTTTGGCGGAGCAGCAGTTATAGGCGGGTCGTTATTATGGATGGCACTGTATATGCAGGACTTCCTGGAAAAGACATTTGGATTCCAGCCATACCAATTCGCCCGTATTTATTCATGGATCAATCCATACGAATATGCGACATCAGACGGCTATCATTTAATAACTTCACTAAATGCAATTGGCTCCGGTGAGGTTTTCGGTAAAGGCTTCATGGCGCGTGAAGTTTATGTTGCCGAAAATCATACAGACTTTATCTTTGCTGTAATTGGCGAAGAATGGGGCTTTATAGGTGCAAGCGCTGTTATTTGTCTCTATTTCCTGTTAATTTATCACTTAACGAAAATGACATTATTGTTAAAAGATCCATTCTGTACTTATGTATGTGCAGGGATTATCGCCATGATTACATTCCATGTATTCGAAAACATCGGCATGACGATACAATTACTGCCAATTACCGGTATTCCGTTACCTTTCATTAGCTATGGAGGTAGTTCGATGATGGGGAATGCCTTAGCGATCGGTCTTGTATATAGTATGAAGTTTCATTACCGAACATATATGTTTACAACAAATGATCCCGACGATGAATAA
- a CDS encoding cardiolipin synthase, with the protein MNLLSAITQSSILVPLIMFINILFALTVIFLERKKPSSTWAWLLVLFFLPFVGFFLYLLLGRQLRKKHLFRWDGRKDIGIEQLISYQIEAIENNELELRVEHIKSYNHLIYMNLKTNNAVLTQDNDIKIFVDGSDKFEALINDISHAKNHIHIQYYIFKLDNLGQRIVNALIKKAKQGVKVRVLFDEMGSRGVRKRHFKELIEAGGEVEVFFPSILPLINPRLNFRNHRKISIIDGRIGYIGGFNVGDEYLSLSDRFGYWRDTHLRIEGSAVHPLQTRFILDWNQASARNDICYAERYFPIIPQKGTAALQIISSGPDTEWEVIKNNYLHLITNAKKYVYIQSPYFIPDESFFDAIRIAALSGIDVRIMIPNKPDHLFVYWATYSYVGPLVEAGAKVYHYEKGFIHAKMIVVDDEIASVGTANIDVRSFSLNFEVNALLYDRLLAHRLAEIFESDILDCSELTFELYKNRSNFIKFKESISRLLSPIL; encoded by the coding sequence GTGAATCTTTTGAGCGCAATTACACAAAGTTCCATTTTAGTACCACTTATTATGTTTATAAATATTCTTTTTGCCCTGACTGTCATTTTTTTAGAGCGCAAAAAGCCTTCATCGACTTGGGCATGGTTGCTCGTTCTTTTTTTCTTACCGTTTGTCGGATTTTTCCTCTATTTATTATTAGGTAGACAATTGAGAAAAAAACACTTATTCCGTTGGGATGGAAGAAAAGATATCGGAATTGAACAACTGATCAGTTATCAAATTGAAGCAATCGAGAATAATGAACTGGAGCTACGTGTAGAACATATTAAAAGTTATAATCATCTCATTTATATGAATTTAAAAACAAACAACGCTGTCCTGACACAAGATAACGATATAAAAATTTTCGTTGACGGCAGTGACAAGTTCGAAGCACTTATCAATGATATTTCACATGCGAAAAACCATATTCATATTCAATACTATATTTTCAAACTGGATAATTTGGGCCAACGCATTGTAAATGCTTTAATCAAAAAGGCTAAACAAGGTGTAAAAGTAAGAGTACTATTTGATGAAATGGGCTCACGCGGAGTTCGAAAGCGGCATTTTAAAGAGCTGATCGAAGCTGGCGGTGAAGTAGAAGTGTTCTTCCCTTCGATCTTACCTCTCATCAATCCACGGTTAAACTTTAGAAATCATAGAAAAATTTCCATAATAGACGGGCGTATCGGCTATATCGGGGGATTTAATGTTGGGGACGAATATTTAAGTTTATCGGATCGTTTCGGCTACTGGCGGGATACCCATCTGCGTATTGAAGGGAGTGCTGTCCATCCATTACAGACTCGCTTCATTTTGGACTGGAATCAGGCAAGCGCCAGAAATGATATTTGTTATGCGGAGCGTTACTTTCCGATTATCCCTCAAAAAGGAACGGCCGCACTCCAAATTATTTCTAGTGGACCGGATACAGAATGGGAAGTAATTAAAAACAACTACTTGCATTTAATTACGAATGCAAAAAAATACGTGTACATACAGTCCCCGTATTTCATTCCAGATGAATCGTTTTTTGACGCTATTCGAATCGCTGCCTTATCCGGAATCGATGTACGGATTATGATTCCAAATAAACCTGACCATTTGTTTGTCTATTGGGCGACTTATTCATATGTAGGGCCACTCGTTGAGGCGGGAGCCAAGGTGTATCATTATGAGAAAGGCTTTATTCATGCAAAGATGATTGTTGTAGATGATGAGATTGCTTCAGTTGGCACTGCAAACATTGATGTGCGGAGCTTTAGTTTAAACTTTGAAGTGAACGCTCTTCTTTATGACAGATTATTGGCTCACCGCCTTGCTGAAATATTTGAAAGTGATATATTAGACTGCTCCGAGCTCACATTTGAACTGTATAAAAACCGTTCCAATTTTATTAAATTCAAAGAATCCATTTCCCGTTTATTATCACCGATATTATAA
- a CDS encoding D-alanyl-D-alanine carboxypeptidase → MNRKANRKSPIAMIVSISIIILIAILGSIYYKFEVAQTEEKSVKPNEVENVETQNKTNETEEPLKQQEGNGADLPSSDKNGEKPPTNSGEQPNQQPAKEAPVTEEVELENGYIVGQKPATEPTFVKGVLIANKKNPLPATYNKGEDPKARAAFEKMAKAAMEDGLELVAFSGFRSYDYQKTLYDRYVKRDGKEAADRYSARPGYSEHQTGLAFDIGEKGREELWLTNEFGQTEAGQWLAQNAHKYGFILRYPKGKEDITGFMHESWHFRYLEGELAAKVYEAGVTLEEYLGIQ, encoded by the coding sequence ATGAACAGAAAAGCAAACAGAAAAAGTCCGATCGCAATGATTGTATCCATTTCAATTATTATTTTAATCGCGATTTTAGGATCTATTTATTATAAATTTGAAGTAGCGCAAACAGAAGAAAAATCTGTTAAACCAAACGAAGTTGAAAATGTAGAGACACAAAATAAAACAAATGAAACCGAAGAACCATTGAAGCAACAAGAAGGAAATGGTGCTGATCTGCCTTCTTCAGATAAAAACGGCGAGAAGCCTCCGACAAATTCCGGTGAGCAGCCAAATCAGCAACCTGCTAAAGAAGCTCCTGTTACGGAAGAAGTGGAGCTTGAAAATGGATATATTGTTGGCCAAAAGCCTGCGACAGAACCTACATTTGTGAAGGGGGTTTTAATCGCGAACAAGAAAAATCCACTACCTGCTACCTACAATAAAGGAGAAGATCCTAAAGCACGTGCAGCTTTTGAAAAGATGGCAAAGGCTGCAATGGAAGATGGACTAGAGCTTGTTGCATTTAGTGGTTTCCGTTCTTACGATTATCAAAAAACGCTATATGATCGTTATGTAAAGAGAGACGGAAAGGAAGCAGCTGATCGCTATAGTGCAAGACCTGGGTATTCCGAGCATCAAACTGGCCTCGCTTTCGATATTGGGGAAAAAGGCCGTGAAGAGCTGTGGCTGACAAATGAATTCGGCCAAACTGAAGCGGGACAATGGTTAGCACAAAATGCTCATAAATACGGCTTCATTTTACGTTATCCAAAAGGAAAAGAAGATATTACAGGTTTCATGCATGAATCATGGCATTTCCGCTATTTAGAAGGCGAACTAGCTGCAAAAGTTTATGAAGCAGGCGTAACGCTGGAAGAATATCTAGGAATACAATGA
- a CDS encoding AraC family transcriptional regulator yields MQLHQYSISETISKRYFQEIDNINQYAGIEDFFVLESRLIFEVYHLEVAKAKKTLHEIIDILSVRFGKQVIKVVRSYFVTLSSIVARKLLDNQVPSKKAFAFNLACADMIENKMKDAEFLQFADDLIDFYVYFIADRKQPTFRHQTVNKVIMYINDELENDLTVESIAANFHISTSHLSRIFREHVGITLVEYLNVRRVEESQYYLRHTNKSITSISDQFHFCNQSYFTRIFKKYTGVTPKHFRDELHHDFFRFEIPEVAYESV; encoded by the coding sequence ATGCAACTACATCAATATTCAATCTCGGAAACAATTTCAAAGCGGTATTTTCAAGAGATTGACAATATCAATCAATATGCTGGTATCGAAGATTTTTTTGTTCTGGAATCTCGATTGATTTTTGAAGTTTATCATTTAGAAGTAGCCAAAGCAAAGAAGACATTACACGAAATTATTGACATATTATCCGTACGCTTCGGAAAACAAGTCATTAAAGTAGTGCGCTCATACTTTGTTACGTTATCATCAATTGTTGCGCGTAAGCTTTTAGATAATCAAGTCCCTTCTAAAAAAGCATTTGCCTTCAATTTAGCTTGTGCAGATATGATTGAAAACAAGATGAAGGATGCCGAGTTTCTGCAGTTTGCAGATGACTTAATCGATTTTTATGTGTACTTTATTGCGGATCGAAAACAGCCTACGTTCCGTCACCAAACAGTAAACAAAGTAATTATGTACATAAATGATGAGCTGGAAAATGATTTAACAGTTGAAAGTATTGCAGCGAACTTCCATATTAGTACGAGTCATTTATCGCGTATTTTCCGTGAACATGTAGGAATTACTTTAGTGGAATACTTAAATGTCCGCCGTGTAGAGGAATCCCAATATTATTTACGTCATACGAATAAAAGCATTACATCAATTTCAGATCAATTTCATTTCTGCAATCAGAGTTATTTCACTAGAATTTTTAAGAAGTACACAGGTGTAACACCTAAGCATTTCCGTGATGAACTGCATCATGATTTTTTCAGATTTGAAATTCCGGAAGTAGCGTACGAAAGTGTTTAA
- a CDS encoding LytR family transcriptional regulator: MDPRQIEEIMEVIKEFFPENTSIAISDTNEYLYYQPSKKVDLKIKPGDPIKEGSAAYKALTYGQKINSYIESDVFGVPYYGMSIPLIEEGETKGAITAIFPQKPSPFLTNYITVKIDDCWYPIKHNQVIYLETQLRKTFVKTMHREGYHRLNLSDLELFLAPDSFIRCHRSYIVNIDYIDEIQPDSHSTFLLIMKDGTRIPVSQRYASYFRRSLGF, translated from the coding sequence GTGGATCCAAGACAAATAGAAGAAATTATGGAAGTCATTAAAGAGTTTTTCCCTGAAAATACATCAATTGCTATTTCAGATACAAATGAGTATTTATATTACCAGCCAAGTAAGAAAGTAGACTTAAAAATCAAACCAGGCGACCCGATTAAAGAAGGTTCAGCTGCATACAAAGCATTAACGTATGGCCAAAAAATTAATTCTTACATTGAATCGGACGTATTCGGAGTTCCTTATTATGGAATGAGTATTCCTCTCATCGAAGAAGGTGAAACAAAAGGTGCTATTACAGCAATCTTCCCTCAAAAACCTTCTCCATTTTTAACTAATTATATTACAGTAAAAATTGATGACTGCTGGTACCCAATTAAACATAATCAAGTAATTTATCTTGAGACTCAATTGCGTAAAACATTTGTAAAAACGATGCACCGTGAAGGATACCACCGCTTGAACTTAAGTGATTTGGAATTATTTTTAGCTCCTGATTCGTTCATCCGTTGCCACCGTTCTTATATTGTTAATATTGATTATATTGATGAAATCCAACCAGATTCACACTCAACTTTCCTGCTAATCATGAAAGACGGTACACGTATTCCTGTAAGCCAACGCTATGCAAGCTACTTCCGCCGTTCTTTAGGATTCTAA
- a CDS encoding acetyl-CoA hydrolase, with amino-acid sequence MDPRVEKRLGLKQLVDKVVSAEEAAALIQDGTVVGMSGFTRAGDAKVVPMALVERAKNEKFKIDVYTGASLGPEVDNYLAAAGVINKRGPFQGDSVMRGLVNKGEISYVDAHLSHNAELVRQGIIGPIKHLILEAVAITEDGLIIPSNSVGNSPIFAEYAENIIIELNISHPEALIGIHDIYVPGEQGKRDAIPMTNAEQRIGEIGIKVDPAKIKAIVISEEPDAPSLIVPPDEETQDMANILLDFFRSEIKAGRLTNELMPLQSGVGSVANAVLDGFADAEFENLVVASEVLQDAVFNLIDAGKVRFAAATSITLTEELQKKVYGNLEKYADKICLRPQEISNHPELIRRLGLISINTALELDIYGNVNSTHVSGTKMMNGIGGSGDFARNARLGIFVTKSYAKGGAISSIVPMVSHVDHTEHDVDVIVTEQGIADLRGLAPKERVKLIIENCAHPDFKEQLWDYYNRAYEATGGAHTPHILEEALSWHVNLAKNKTMKKETANA; translated from the coding sequence ATGGATCCACGAGTTGAGAAACGTTTAGGTTTAAAACAATTAGTAGATAAAGTTGTATCTGCAGAAGAAGCTGCTGCTTTAATCCAAGATGGCACAGTGGTAGGGATGTCAGGTTTTACTCGTGCAGGTGATGCTAAAGTTGTACCAATGGCATTAGTAGAGCGTGCTAAAAATGAAAAATTCAAAATTGATGTATATACAGGGGCTTCATTAGGTCCTGAAGTTGATAACTACTTAGCTGCTGCTGGTGTTATTAACAAACGCGGTCCTTTCCAAGGGGATTCGGTAATGCGTGGTTTAGTTAACAAAGGCGAAATTTCTTATGTAGACGCACACCTTTCTCACAATGCTGAGTTAGTACGTCAAGGAATTATCGGCCCTATTAAACACTTAATTTTAGAAGCTGTTGCTATTACAGAAGATGGTTTAATTATCCCATCTAACTCTGTAGGTAACTCACCAATCTTCGCTGAATATGCAGAGAATATTATTATCGAATTAAATATCTCTCATCCGGAAGCATTGATCGGTATTCATGATATCTATGTTCCAGGTGAACAAGGTAAGCGTGACGCGATTCCAATGACAAATGCTGAGCAACGTATCGGTGAAATCGGTATTAAAGTAGATCCAGCTAAAATTAAAGCAATCGTTATTTCTGAAGAGCCAGACGCTCCTTCATTAATCGTTCCTCCAGATGAGGAAACGCAGGACATGGCAAACATCTTATTAGACTTCTTCCGTTCTGAAATTAAAGCGGGCCGTTTAACTAATGAATTAATGCCATTACAATCAGGTGTAGGTTCTGTAGCAAACGCAGTATTAGACGGCTTTGCTGATGCAGAATTCGAAAACTTGGTAGTTGCTTCTGAAGTATTACAAGATGCAGTATTCAACTTAATTGATGCTGGTAAAGTACGCTTTGCTGCTGCAACTTCTATTACACTTACTGAAGAATTACAGAAAAAAGTATACGGCAACTTAGAAAAGTATGCTGATAAAATTTGCTTACGTCCACAAGAAATCTCTAACCACCCAGAGCTTATCCGTCGTTTGGGCTTAATCTCAATCAACACTGCTCTTGAGTTAGATATTTATGGTAACGTAAACTCTACACACGTTTCAGGAACTAAAATGATGAATGGTATCGGCGGTTCTGGTGACTTCGCACGTAACGCTCGTCTTGGTATCTTCGTAACGAAATCATACGCAAAAGGCGGCGCGATTTCTTCAATCGTACCAATGGTTTCTCACGTAGATCACACTGAGCACGATGTAGACGTAATCGTAACTGAACAAGGGATCGCAGATTTACGCGGACTTGCTCCAAAAGAGCGCGTAAAATTAATCATTGAAAACTGTGCACACCCAGATTTCAAAGAGCAGTTATGGGATTACTATAACCGCGCTTACGAAGCAACTGGCGGCGCGCATACTCCTCATATCTTAGAGGAAGCTCTATCTTGGCACGTAAATCTTGCTAAAAACAAAACAATGAAAAAAGAAACAGCTAACGCTTAA
- a CDS encoding 3-oxoacyl-ACP reductase has translation MAKLKGKGVVVAGLLAGAASFLSKKENRDKAMDYLNKAKGKVNESGGVQGLMQKVQDKSAGYSNENAHPSSTGDLDTNMAKSASVGKEDYKEESLEDVAVTAGEIADHTLEGNQMVEEGAQTTTNYYNHEQDKRA, from the coding sequence ATGGCTAAATTAAAAGGTAAAGGCGTTGTAGTTGCTGGATTATTAGCAGGTGCTGCTTCATTTTTAAGTAAAAAGGAAAACCGTGATAAAGCAATGGATTATTTAAACAAAGCAAAAGGGAAAGTGAATGAAAGCGGTGGAGTGCAAGGCCTAATGCAGAAAGTTCAAGACAAATCGGCTGGTTATAGTAATGAAAACGCGCATCCATCATCAACAGGAGATTTAGATACAAATATGGCTAAATCGGCTTCTGTCGGAAAAGAGGATTACAAAGAGGAATCACTGGAAGATGTTGCAGTGACAGCTGGAGAGATTGCAGACCATACGCTAGAAGGTAACCAAATGGTCGAAGAAGGCGCTCAAACAACAACAAATTATTACAATCACGAACAGGACAAACGAGCATAA
- a CDS encoding acetyltransferase, producing MEFIYKDKGNNYGALEYELNGQRVAEITWVLRDGVMNMDHTYVSDVLRGQGVAKKLLDAAADYARENNYKMNAICSYVVSSFQKSDAYDDVKV from the coding sequence ATGGAATTTATTTATAAAGACAAAGGGAACAACTATGGTGCTCTGGAATATGAGTTGAATGGTCAGCGTGTTGCTGAGATTACTTGGGTTTTACGTGATGGTGTCATGAATATGGACCATACGTATGTATCGGATGTACTGCGCGGTCAAGGGGTAGCCAAAAAGCTTTTAGATGCAGCTGCGGACTACGCACGAGAAAACAATTACAAGATGAATGCCATTTGCTCATATGTCGTTTCTTCATTCCAAAAAAGCGACGCGTATGACGATGTAAAAGTATAG
- a CDS encoding DNA-binding protein encodes MNQLIKSGQVVELTVLEEQGSRYILTNGDLEIPLNASDVAETIAIGDVLKVFLYTDRRGDLQATTAIPHITEADYGWARVLKVTKEGAFCDIGTSREVLVRAEDLPAIEEVWPESGDHLYITLRTDRNGDLFGRLITEEKVNDMYEGAAEDMFNKNITARPYRLLPVGSFLLGVDNPYRIFVHESEMKAEPRLGQEVQVRIIDVKEDGSLNGSFLPRKHERLGEDAEKIFAYLESVGGKMPFGDKSTPEEISEMFKMSKGSFKRALGTLMKARKITQKDGWTEIV; translated from the coding sequence ATGAATCAGTTAATAAAATCAGGACAAGTAGTGGAATTAACGGTATTGGAAGAACAAGGGTCACGCTATATTTTAACAAATGGTGATTTGGAAATTCCTTTAAATGCATCAGATGTAGCAGAAACAATTGCGATTGGCGATGTTTTAAAAGTATTCCTTTATACAGATCGCCGAGGAGACCTTCAGGCAACGACGGCAATTCCGCATATTACAGAAGCGGATTACGGTTGGGCGCGTGTGTTAAAAGTGACAAAAGAAGGTGCTTTTTGTGATATTGGTACGTCACGTGAAGTACTAGTGCGTGCCGAAGATTTACCGGCTATTGAAGAAGTATGGCCAGAGTCAGGAGATCATTTGTATATTACATTACGTACAGATCGCAACGGTGATTTATTCGGTCGTCTAATTACTGAAGAAAAAGTTAATGACATGTATGAAGGCGCAGCGGAAGACATGTTCAACAAAAATATTACTGCTCGACCATACCGTCTATTACCGGTAGGTTCATTTTTATTAGGCGTTGATAACCCTTATCGTATTTTCGTACACGAATCTGAAATGAAGGCTGAGCCTCGTTTAGGACAAGAAGTGCAGGTGCGCATTATTGATGTGAAGGAAGATGGCTCGTTAAACGGATCATTTTTACCTCGAAAGCATGAGCGTTTAGGAGAAGATGCGGAAAAAATCTTTGCATATTTGGAAAGTGTTGGCGGAAAAATGCCGTTTGGTGATAAGTCAACACCAGAGGAAATTTCTGAAATGTTCAAGATGAGTAAAGGTTCGTTTAAGCGTGCACTAGGTACTTTAATGAAAGCGCGCAAAATTACGCAAAAAGACGGCTGGACAGAAATCGTTTAG